In Gordonia sp. SL306, the genomic window CAGCCGAACCAGCGCGTCTCGACAGGACGGACCCAGCGCTGCGCCTTGTTGTCCCACTTGGACAGTGACGCGCCGGGCTTGAGTTCCTTGACCCGGACCGACTTCCCGTTGATCTCGTTGAGGATCACGTCATGCATGGTGGTGCCGCCGATGTTCCGGACAGTCATCCAGCGGTACATGTACCAGGCCTGGTTCCACGGCTGGCCCCACTGCCCGAAGTGGCATTCGATACCCCCGATGATCTCCAGGTCGCCTGGCGTCGCCGCCTGCGCGGGGGTGGTGCCGGCCAGCGTGCCGGCCGCGATTCCGACGGTTGCCAGGACTGCGGCACCCGCGCGCTTGAGCGATGCTCTCATCAATCTCTCCTACTCCGGTGTCCTCGTGACGTTCTGGTTGGACTATCGACCCATGCCAAGCGAATCGTTACGCACCACACAGGTTCTTCACAGCAGCGTAGATCTTTCGTTATCCAAACGACATCGACGGCTGGGACGCTCTGAGGGCCCATCGGAGTGACAACAGCGAGGAGGTAAGGTAACCCTTCATGCGCCGAATGACCGGGATCCTGCTGCTCATCGCGGTGGTCGTGGTGGCGCTCTTCGCGTCGATCGCTGTCGGCACACGACAGCTCGGCATCGGCGAGGTGATCGATGCGCTGCAGGCCGGTGGCTGGCCATCACTGAACGTCACCGACTTCCACGGCATCCCCTGGATCGTGCTCGAGGCGCCGCCTGCACCGCCGGGAGCCTCGGACGTCTACGGCATCGTCTGGGATCTCCGCTTCCCACGGACCGTCCTCGGTCTGGTGATCGGCCTCGCGATCGGCGCCGCCGGCGCGCTCGCCCAGGGGCACACGCGCAATCCGCTGGCCGATCCGGGGATGCTGGGGGTCAACGCGGGCGCGGCCTGCGCCGTCGTCGCGGGTGTCTATCTGCTGGGGATCCAGAGCCCGATCGCTTTCATGGCTTTCGGCCTGATCGGCGCACTCGTCGCGGCGAGCGCCGTGTTCGGTCTCGCCGCGCTCTCCGGCGCGAGTCCGCTGACCCTGATTCTCGCGGGCACCGGCCTCTCGGCGCTGTTGTTGGCGATCACGTCGGGGATCGTGTTGTCGGACAGCGTCACCCTCGACGCCTGGCGTTTCTGGAACGTCGGTGCCACCACCGGCCGAGGGCTCGACGTGTTCTCCGCCGCCCTGCCCTTCGTCGTCATCGGCCTCGTGCTCGCGCTGGGCAGCGGCTACTTCCTGAACGTGCTCAGCCTGGGCGACGACATGTCCAAGGCCCTCGGCTCACGTGTCGTGCTGATCCGCGTCATGGGCATCCTCACCATCACCCTGCTCGTCGGTGCGGCCACGGCCGCGTGCGGTCCGATCGTCTTCCTCGGGCTCGTCGTCCCGCACATCGCACGCGCGTTCACCGGGTCCGACTACCGGTGGATCGTGCCGTATTCGGCGCTGCTGGGCGCGATCCTGGTGCTGGTCTGCGACGTCATCGGACGGGTCATCGCCCGGCCAGGTGAAGTGCAGGTCGGTGTGGTCCTGGCGCTCGTCGGCGCGCCGTTCCTGATCGCCCTCGTCCGCAAACGGAAGTTGGCCAGCGTATGACCACCGACGTCCGACCGGGTCCGCTGAGCCCCGAACCACAAACACCGCAACGGACGCGACATCGCCGCATCCTGCGCGTGGGGTCGTCGTCGTGGGTCGTCCGCCCCCGGATGCTGGTGGCGATGGCCGTCGCCGTCGCGATCACCCTGCTGCTGTTCCTGCTGAGTGTCGGGGTCAGCGACTACCCGATGAGCCCGATCGACGTGGCGCGCGTCCTGCTCGGTGGTGGCACCCGGATCGAGAACGTCGTGGTCTTCGACGTCTCGCTGCCCCGCGCACTCGTCTCGCTGCTGGTCGGCTTCGGCTTCGGCATGGCAGGCGCCCTGACCCAGCTGATCGCACGCAATCCGCTGGCCACGCCGGACATCCTGGGCATCACCGCGGGAGCGAGTGCCGCGGCCGTCGCGGCCATCGCGTTCTCCACCTCGTGGGGGGCCTGGCTCGCCGGTCTCGGGGTCCCTGCGGCCGCCCTCATCGGCGGCTTCGCCACCGCGATCGTGATGTACGTGCTCGCCTGGCCGGGCCGGTCGGCGAACATCGGCATCGACCCGTTTCGGCTCGTCATCATCGGCGTCGGCGTCACCTGGATGCTGCAGGCGCTGACCTCCTACATGCTGACGCGCGCTCAGATCGCCGACGCGGCACGCGCGCAGACCTGGCTGGTGGGTTCGGTCTCCCAGGCGACCTGGTCCGATGTATGGCCTGCCACGATCGCGGTCGGGGTCGGTGTGGTGACGGTGATCTGGCTGTCGCGGGCCATCGGCATCCTCGGACTCGGTTCCGAGGTCGCCCGGGGCCTGGGCATCAACGCGGGCCGGGTGACCGGGATCCTGCTGATCGTCGCCGTCCTGGTGGCCGCACTCTGCGTCTCGGCGGCAGGCCCGATCGCGTTCGTCGCGCTTCTCGCGCCGCAGATCGCGTTGCGCCTGACCGGCTCGTCGCTCCCCACGCCGCTCGCCTCCGGCGTCATCGGCGCAATCCTCGTACTCGGCGGCGACCTGCTGTGCCGCACGCTCCTGCCGGGCGGTCTGCCGGTCGGCATCGTCACCGCGGCGATCGGCGGCCCGTGCCTCATCTACCTCATGATCGCGATGTCCCGAAAGGCCACGGTATGACCCACTCCGACGCGGCGATCACCCAAGCCACCACCTCGCCGTCACGACTGCGCGCGGCGGGCCTGCAGGTCGGCTACGACGACCGCACGATCATCTCCGATCTCGACATCGCAATCCCCGACGGCGAGATCACCACCATCATCGGCCCCAACGGGTGCGGAAAGTCGACGTTGCTGCGCGCCCTGTCCCGGCTGCTGCCGCCGCGGGCCGGGACCGTCTACCTCGACGACGCCGACATCAACCGGATGCGGCCGAAGGACGTCGCGCGGCAGCTCGGACTGCTGCCGCAGAATCCCGTTGCACCGGAGGGTCTCATCGTCGAGGACCTGGTCGCCCGGGGACGACACCCCCATCAGCGGTGGTATCAGCAGGCGTCGGCCGCCGACGAGGCCGCGGTCGCGCTGGCCATGGAGCAGACGGCGACCACCGACCTCGCCGATCGCCCGATCGAGGCACTGTCCGGTGGGCAGCGGCAAAGGGTGTGGATCGCGCTCACCCTCGCCCAGGAGACCGACCTCCTACTCCTCGACGAACCCACCACCTACCTCGACCTCGCTCATGCCGTCGAGATCCTCGACCTGGTCCACACGCTGCGCACCGAGCACGGCAAGACGGTGGTGATGGTTCTGCACGACCTCAATCTCGCTGCGAGATACAGTGATTCGCTGTTCGTGATGAGGTCGGGCGAGATCGTCGCACACGGACGGCCCGACGAGGTGATCACCACCGACCTCCTCGAAGCGGCCTTCGGCCTGCAGTCGCACGTGATGACAGATCCGGTGTTCGGCGCTCCGATGATCGTGCCGCTGGGTTCACGCGCGGGCGCGCGCCTGCCCTGATCACCAGATTCCCGCGCCAACCAGCCAGACCGCCGTTGCCAGCAGGGCCGCGAACAGCTCGATCCCCATCGTGATCAACGCCGCCTTGGACGCCGACACGGTGCCTCGCCAGGCGGCACCCACACTGCGTGTGCGGAAGAGTTCGGCCAGCAGTGCCCCCAGGACGAACCCGATGAACAAGCCGATCACCGGGATCACGAAGAACCCGACGATACCGAGCAGCCCGCCGACCGCAATGGTGACGTTCGGGATGCCCGCGGACTTCAACGACCGGCCGGCGACCACGTACTTGACGACTTCGCCGAGCAGGATGAGCGCCGCCGCGACACCGAAGATCGCCCATGCCCAGCCTCCGACGATCGCTGCCCAGACACCGATCGCACCGACGACCAGGAGGCCGCCGGGCAGGACCGGGAAGACGATCCCGAGCAGTCCGACGAGGATGACCGCTCCGACGAGCAGTTCCCCACCCAGGGACATCGGTGGCCTGCCGGTCTAGCGCACGCTCAGTCGACCGAGGCGCGCGTCGGGTTTGGGTTTCCCGACGGTCGGGGCGGCGGCGGTCCGGCCGGGCGGCCGCCGGTCGGCGGGACGGGCCGCGGCGGCGGGCCCGCCGGTCGTGCCGGAGCACCCCGTGGCGGCATCGGCCCGCGCGGCGGAACCGGTCCCTGGCGCGGACCGGGCGGCTGCGGGGGCCCGGGGGTGCCGCGTGGCGGTGCACTGGGCCGCGAGGGTGCAGGTGGCGGTGGAGGAGGCGGCGCCGGCCGTGACGTCGTGGGCGGGACCACCGGCTCGGCCATCGGGGCCGGGGTCAACCGCTCGAACGGGCGCCCCGACACCGGGGTCACCAGTGACGCTGCGTGGACGGCACGCTGCCGGGCGACGGCGACATCGTCGGCGGTCGCGGTGATCACGCCCATCCGCCGACGATGGAAGCTCTCCGGCTTCCCGAACAGGCGGATGTCGGTCTCCGGCACCGTGAGTGCCCGGGCGACGTTCTCGAATCCGATCGCGGGCTCGTCGAGCTGGCCGTAGATCACCGCCGATGCACCCGGCGACGCCAGCGTGACGTCGACGGGCAGGCCCAGGATCGCCCGGGCGTGCATCTCGAACTCCGACAGACGCTGGGTGGCCAGGGTGACCAGACCGGTGTCGTGCGGGCGCGGGCTCACCTCGGAGAAGTAGACGTCGTCGCCCTTGACGAACAGCTCGACACCGAAGACACCCCGGCCCGCGAGCTTTCCGTCGCCGAGACCGGTGGCGATTCGTGCCGCGATGGACGTGGCCGCACCGAGCGCGTCGGTGGACATCTCGTGTGGCTGCCAGCTCTCGACGTAGTCACCGCCGACCTGCTGATGGCCGATGGGCGCGCAGAAGTGGGAGGCCAGCCGCCCGGTGGCGGGATCGATCGCCCGCACCGTCAGCAGGGTGATCTCGTAGTCGAACTCGATGAATCCCTCGACGATGACCCGCTCGCCCTGGACGCGGGCACCGGTGGTCGCGGTGTTCCAGGCCGGCCCGATGTCGGCAGGCGCGCGGACCACGGTCTGGCCCTTGCCCGACGACGACATCACCGGCTTCACCACGCACGGGAAGCCGATCTCCCCGACCGCCTCCTCGAGCTCCTCGTGTGAGGACGCGAAGAGATACGGCGACGTCGGGAGTCCGAGTTCCTCGTCGGCGAGACGTCGGATGCCCTCGCGGTCCATGGTCGCGACCACGGCTCGCGCCGTCGGGATCACCTCGGCCAGTCCGCGCTTCTCCACCTCGACGAGCGCCGGAGTCGCGATCGCCTCGATCTCGGGCACCACGTAGTGCGGTCGGTAGCGCTCGATGACGGCCATCAGCGCATCGGCATCGGTCATGTCGACCACCTCGGCGCGGTGGGCCACCTGCTGGCCGGGCGCATCGGCGTACCGATCCACCGCGATCACCTCGACGCCGAGTCGCTGGAAGGCGATGATCACCTCTTTGCCCAGTTCACCGGCGCCGAGCACCATCACCCTGGTCGCGGTCGGGCTCAGCGGCGTCCCGAGCACCGCCGGCGGTCCGACCGCGGCATGTCCCACCTGCTTCACCGGCCCGCCCTGCACCGGTGCGGCCTCCCCGTCGGCCGGCACCGACGCCTCGGAAGCACCTTGGCTGTCTGACGTCATGCCCAAATCCTACGTGCAGTTCAGTACAGGCCCGCGGCGCCCACGGAACCCTCGCTCAACCCGTGACCTCGTGCACGTAGCACCACCGCCACACCTCGCCGGGCTCGGCCGAACGCATCACCGGGTGGCCGCTCTCGTCGAAATGTGCGGTGGCGTGACGACGCGGGCTGGAGTCGCAGCATCCGACATGACCGCATGTCAGGCAGATTCGCAGGTGCGCCCAATGATGTTCGCCGAGCGCGGTGCACTCTTCGCAGGCCGCGTAGTCACCGGCGCGCGGGGCGGGATCGGCGTTCGAGTCGACGCCGTAGGTCGCCAGCTCGTCACATCGTGATCCGCCGCCCGACGATCCACCCCCACCCGTGGTCTCGGATCGATCGTCTGCCCCTCGCCGGAAGATACGCATGTATGCCATTATCCGGATCGTCGCGACCCCCGCGACGGGCGATGCCGGGATAGGTTCTTCGCGTGAGTGCATCGCTGTTGTTGGTGGCGGTGGTCGCCGTGGTCCTCGCCGCACTGTGCCGGCGTTACGGATTGTCGGCACCACTGATCCTCGTCGTGATCGGGCTGGGTATCGGCTGGATCCCCGGCACCCCCGAGGTGACGCTGGAGCCGGAGCTGGTGCTGTTCCTGATCCTGCCGCCGCTGCTCTATTCGGCCGCGCAGGAGAGCTCCTATCAGGCGATCCGCGCCAACCGCCGGGCGATCGGACTCCTCGCCATCGGCCTGCCGCTGTTCTCCACGGTGATCGTCGGACTGGTCGCCTACGCGACGGTGCCCCACCTGCCGCTCGCCGCGGCGCTGGTGCTCGGTGCCGTGGTGGCACCGCCGGACGCGGTGTCGGCGCAGGCGATCGGGCGGCGCGTCGGACTCCCCCGCCGGATCATGACCCTCCTCGGCGGCGAGAGCCTGCTGAACGACGCGACCGCCCTCACCGCCTTCCGGGTGGCCCTCGCCGCCGCGATCGGCGCGACCGCGTCGGTATGGGAGGGGTTGTCCACCTTCGCCATTGCCGCCGTCGGCGGGCTCGTCATCGGGCTGGCGGTCGGATTCGCAGTCTCCTGGCTGCGGCTCTGGCTCACCGACCCGCCGATGGAGACGGCGATCGGCCTGGTGGTGCCGTTCGGGACGTACTACGTCGCCGAGGAGATCCACGCGTCCGGTGTGATCGCGGTGGTGGTCGCGGGGCTGTTCCTCGGTCAGCGGTCGGTGCGGCTCGGCTACGCCACGCGACTGCAGGACGACGCGGTCCGCAAATCGATCGACGCCCTCCTGGAATCCTTCGTGTTCCTGCTCATCGGTCTGCAGCTGCCGTTCCTCATCCGCGGTCTCGCCGGTGAGTCGTGGGTCCAGATCGCCATCGATGCCGCAGCGGTGCTGGCCGCGACGATCCTGGCGCGGTTCCTGTGGGTCTACCCCGCCACCTACCTGCCGAGGGCCCTCTCGTCCAAGATCCGTCGGCGCGAGGAACGCCCCACGCCACGCGCGGTGTTCATCGTCGGGTGGGCCGGCATGCGGGGTGTGGTCTCGCTCGCCGCGGCCTTCGCCATCCCGCTGACCACCGACGACGGCGGACCTTTCCCGGCGCGCGCCGAGATCCTGTTCCTCACCTTCGTCGTCGTGGTCGGCACGCTGCTCCTGCAGGGCACCACCCTGGGCTGGATGATCCGCCGACTCGGCATCGGCGCCGACGACGCCGCGAAGGACCGACTGGCCTACGCGTCGGCGCAGGATCGTGCATCCCGGGAGTCCGAACGACGACTCGACGAACTGGCCGCAGAACTCCCGGAGAACGACCCGCGCAGGCATCAGGTGGCGATGTTGCGGAAGTGGGTGACCACCCAACGCAACGTCGGCTGGGAGGAACTCGGGCGTGGCCCCGAGGACATCGGCGAGAGTCCGACGGCGGCCGGTAACCGGATGCGCATGGACCTGCTGCAGATCCAGCGCAAGGTGTTCATCGAGGAGCGCGACGACGGGCATATCGACGACGAGGTCTTGCGAACCGCGTTGCGCCGGTTGGATTTCGCGGAGGGACAGATGGATCGGGAGGTCGACTAGCGTACCCTGCACCCATGTCCGAGCCGCCTCCCTTCAGCCCCACCGTGATGCTGCTGACGGTGAGCCGCGTATGGGAGGCCGCACTCGCCGAGGCGTTGAAGCCGCTGGGTCTCACCACCCGAAAGTACGGTCTGCTCGGGCACATCCGCGGGACGCCGGGCATCTCGTTCAGCGAACTCGCGCGGCGGTCCCGTATCACCGTGCAGAGCGCACACACCGCGGTGACGTCGCTGGCCGAGGCCGGGCTCGTCGACGACGGCACCGCACATGCGGGTTCGGCGTCCAGTCTCCAGGTCACCGCCGCGGGCGAGGCGCTGCTGACCCGGGTCGCGACGGAGGTCGCCCGCCTCGACCACGATTTCGCCGCACGACATCCCGACCTGACCGAGGCGCTGCGCGCCCACATGCGCAGCGTCCTCGCCGAGGGCACCTGATCGTCGCCCCGAGCGCACAGATGACACCTGAGCGCGCCACGAGGGCGGCATTCGACACGGCGGCCCGCTCAGGTGTCATCCGGGTCGGCGATCCGGGCGGCATGGACCACCGTCTCCGCGGTCCGGCCGCGGAGCGTAGTGGTCTCCTGCCGCTCCCAGCGGGCGGCCTCCGGCCCGGCCGCCTCCACCGCATGACCGGACGCCAGCGGACGCGCCGGATCCCGTTTGGCCAGCTCCGAGAGCCGCGCGCTCTCGTTCACCGCGTCGCCGATCACCGTGTACTCGAATCGTTCGATGGCGCCGACGTTTCCGGCGACCACCCGCCCGTAGCTGACACCGATGCCCGCGGCCAGATCGGGCACGTCCCGGGCGAGGCCGCCGGCGATCTGCCGGGCGGCGGACAGCGCGGCGCCTGCCGGGTCGTCGAGGTCGATCGGCGCGCCGAAGATCGCCAGCACCGCATCACCTTCGAATTTGTTCACCAGACCGTGCCGGTCCTCGACCGCCGCGACGATCACCGCGAAGAACGTGTTGAGGATCTCGACCACCTCGGTCGGGGTGTGCCGCGACGCCAGGGTGGTGGACCCGATGACGTCGACGAACACCACCGCGACGATGCGCTCGGAACCGCCGAGCTCCGGATCTCGTTGCAGCGCAGCGGCAGCCACGTCGCGTCCAACGTGCCTGCCGAAGAGGTCACGCATACGTTCACGTTCACGCAGACCACCGACCATGCTGTTGAACCCCACCTGCAGGTCGCCGAGCTCGGTGCCGTCGTACACCACGAGATCGGCGTCGGAGACCTCACCGCGCTGCACCCGGTTCATGCCGGTGCGCACGCTGCGGATGGGTGCGGTGACGCTCACGCTGATCAGCACGGTGAGCAACAGCCCGGTGGAGAGCGCGATCACCGCCAGGACCGTGACCCCGACGAAGAGATCGACCTTCGAGGTGTCGTCGCGGAAGGCACCGAAGAACACCACGAGCAGGATGCCGACGATCGGGATGGCCGAACCGACCATCCAGGACACGATCGACCGTGAACGGACGCCGCTGCGCTTGCGCCGGCCGTATCCGGCCGTGATGACCTCGGCGGCCACCGGCCGGAGCGCGAACTCGATGAGCAGGTACGAGACCGCCACCACGACAAAACCACTGAGTCCGACGACGAAGAAGGTCTTCGGGATCAGATCCGGGTCGAGAACGCCGTACATGATCGTGAACATGACGGTCGCGACGCCCCAGAGCACCCCTTGGATCAGCACCAGTTGCCACGGGGCCCGCTGCGCCCGCCGGGCGTCCTTGGCCGTCGGCTTCTGATCGCGGATCGCCCAGCGCAGATCGCGGACCACCACCACCGTGCCGAGGGCCGTCCCGACCACGAAGGCGACGACGACGTACACCGGGACGGCGATGAAGTTGACCCACCAGAGTTTCGACTGGAACACCGTCGGCTGCGGAATGCCCACCGCCGACAACGCAATCGCGAGCACCGCCCCGATCAGGTTGGCGACCACGATGAAGACGGTCAACAGCGTCTGGATGCGAATCCGCTGTTTGACACCGCCTTCCGACGCCGAGCCGAGCAGGATCGATCCATAGTCCCGGCTGCCCCGCGCCATCGCGCCCCCCTGGTTGTCGGTGTCGCTACACGATGTCGCGACGCACGATCGTCTGCTCGCGGCCGGGCCCCACACCGATGCACGAGATATGCGCTCCGGCAAGCTCTTCCAGGCGCAAGATGTAGTTCTGGGCGTTCTGCGGCAGGTCCTCGAAGCGAGTGCACTCCGAGATGTCCTCCCACCACCCGGGCATCTCCTCGTAGATCGGCTTCGCGTGGTGGAAACCGGTCTGGGTCATCGGCATCTCGTCGATGCGCTCGCCGTCGACCTCGTAGGCCACACAGATCGGCACCGTGTCCAGGCTCGACAGTACGTCCAGCTTGGTGAGGAAGTAGTCGGTGATGCCGTTGACACGCGTGGCATACCGCGCGATGACGGCGTCGAACCAGCCGCAACGACGTGCGCGACCGGTGGTCACGCCGACCTCGCCGCCCGTCTTGGCGAGATAATCGCCCCACTCGTCGAAGAGTTCGGTGGGGAACGGTCCCGATCCCACGCGGGTGGTGTAGGCCTTGAGGATGCCCAGCACGGTGGTGATCTTGTTGGGACCGATCCCGGAGCCGACCGCGGCGCCGCCGGAGGTCGGATTCGACGACGTGACATACGGATACGTGCCGTGGTCGACGTCGAGCAACGTGCCCTGCGACCCTTCCAGCAGCACCGTCTCGCCTTGTTCCAGTGCCTGGTTCAGCAGCAGCCTGGTGTCGGCGATGCGGTGCTTGAAGCCCTCGGCCTGCTCGAGCACTTCCTCGACCACCTGCGCGGGATCGAGGGCACGACGGTTGTAGATCTTCACCAGGATCTGGTTCTTCAGCTCCAGCGCGGCCTCGACCTTCTGCGCCAGGATCTTCTCGTCGAGCACGTCGGCGGCCCGGACACCGACGCGGGCGATCTTGTCCTGATAGCAGGGCCCGATGCCGCGGCCGGTGGTGCCGATCTTCTTGTTCCCCAGGAACCGCTCGGTGACCTTGTCGATCGCCACGTGGTACGGCATCAGCAGGTGCGCGTCGGCCGAGATGAGCAGACCCGAGGTGTCGACGTCGCGGTCCTCGAGGCCACCGAGTTCGGTCAGCAGCACCCCCGGATCCACCACCACGCCGTTGCCGATGACGTTCTTCACCCCGGGCGTGAGGATCCCGGAGGGGATCAGATGGAGTGCGAAGGTCTCCCCGTTCGGGAGGACGACGGTATGTCCGGCGTTGTTGCCGCCCTGATACCGAACCACCCACTGCAGCTTTCCGCCGAGCAGGTCGGTTGCCTTACCTTTGCCCTCGTCCCCCCATTGGGCGCCGATAAGCACGATCGCGGCCATGGTCGGATGCTCCTTTGAGTTGGCGCGCTGAACAACAGGCCAACCTTACTTGGTCGAAGCCGCATCCTGAGCGGTGGATACGCTATCGGTGTGCCGATTGTCCCGATCACCGAAGCGGAGACGACCGCGGAGAAGCGGGCGATCCGCGCCGCCGTCGCCGATGTCCTGATCGATCCCGACGCCTCACGGGTCGTCGTGACCCCGCTCGACGGGGCCGGGGCCGACGCCTACCTCGCCCAGGTGGTGGCCGCCCTGATGATCAGTGAACGCCTCGACGTGGAGGTCGCCTACGCGGCGCCGTCGCCGACCCGTGCCACCGCCGTCTACGGCCTGCCCCACGGCGTCGGCGCGACGGCACTCGCCGAGCGGGGCCGGGCGCAGGCCGTACCGCTGATCCGCGACGACGCGGCCACCGTACTGGTGGGCCGGGCCCGGCACCTCGGCGCCGACGACGCGAAACTGCACGGCGAGACCTACGTGGACAACGAGCGGCTCTTCACCGGCGAGGTCCGCGGGGTGGAGATCGAACCGCTGCGCGGCGCACCCGGGCTCCGGGCGCGCCTGGATCGCCCGCTGATCAACGGCCGATGGCACCTCGGACGGGCCGCGCAGACCGGCGGCACCAACATCGTCGTCGAGCGCGAGGGGACGATCACGCCGCGGGTTCTGAAGCGGTCGACGTTCTACCGGCATCATGTGGACATGAACCTGGTGTTGCTGCCATGACCACGACGACCCGCGAGATCGCCCGCGCCGTCCGCCCCGGCCCGGTCTTCCTCGGACTCGTCGTGGTGGCGGTCATCGGCGGGTGGATCGTGGCCGGTTCCGCGCCCGGACGCAATCTCGGGTCGGTCGGCGGGACACTGCTCGTCGTCCTCGCCGGCTGGGTGATCTCGCTGTGCCTGCACGAGTTCGCCCACGCGGTCACCGCGTTCCGGTTCGGCGACCGCAATGCCGAACTGCGCGGCTACCTCACCCTGAACCCGTTGCGCTACACCCATCCGGCGCTGTCCCTCGGACTGCCGCTGCTGATCATCCTGTTGGGCGGCATCGGCTTTCCCGGCGGCGCGGTCTACGTGAACCAGCACGGGTTCACCCGTGTGCAGCGGACGATCGTGTCGCTGGCCGGCCCGGCGACCAACGCACTGCTCGGCGTCGCGCTCCTGCTGACGGTCCGGTTCGCCACGCCGGACTCCTACGGAGCGCAGGGGTACGGTTCGCCGTCGAACGTCCTCTACATCGTCGACGGGCTGAACCTGTGGGCCGCGTTGTCGATGCTGGCCTTCTTGCAGATCACCGCCGCGGTGCTGAACCTGCTGCCGGTGCCCGGTTTCGACGGCTACGGCGCGATCGACCCGTACCTGTCGGATCAGACCCGCGCGTCGGTCGCCAAGATCGCACCGTACGGATTCCTGATCGTCTTCGCGCTGCTGTTCATCCCGTTCCTCAACCGCGCGTTCTTCGACCTCGTGTATTGGCTCTTCGGCCTGTCCGGGGTGCCGAGCGTACTCGCGTCCTACGGCTGGGATCTGTTCGTCTTCTGGCGGTAGAGGCCAGCAACGGATGCAGGCACTTCGCCGTGGGTCTCGGTGACCGGCTCGTCGTAGACGACTCGCATCGGGATGTGCCCGGTCCAGCCGGCCGCCTCCCCGTCCGAACCCGGCCCACCCGACCGCGCCTTGGCCAACCATTGCCCGTCGACGATGGGCAGAGCCAGGATCACGGTGGCCGACAACTCCTTTCGCGTGTGGTCGCGGACCTCGGCACTGCGACCGGGCAGCACCGTGTCGGAGAAGACGTCGAGGGCGCGCGCGGCATCGGACGGGTCGACGCGCTCGAGCGCGCCGCGCACGACCACCGACCGGTAGTTCATCGAGTGGTCGAACAGGGTGCCGGCGACGACGAGGCCGTCGACGACGAAGGCGGTGAACGTCGCATGCGCACCCGCGGCGACCTGCCGCAGCGCGCCCGCCCCCGAGGAACCGTGGATCAGGAGCCGGTCGCCGTCGCGGGCCACCAGCATCGGCACCGACCACGGGAACCCGTCGTCGGAGACGGTGGACAGCACACCGACGTGGGCTTCGTGGAGAACCTCGTCGAGCAGCGCACGATCACCGGCGCGATCGGGTTTGCGGGTGAGGGATGTCAGGTCGGCGTCGTCGGGCATGGAAGCCAGCATGACCGGACCGCCGCGGATTGTCAGCCGGGTTTCCCGCCGCGGCGCTACCACCGCAGTTCGTCGTGGCACCGCTCCCGCACGTCGTGCGGATCGACCTGGATGGTGGCGTGCTCGAGACCGTGCCGGGTGAGCACGGCCTGGGCCGCGGTCAGCACCGCGCGATTGGATCCGTTGCTGCCCAGGTGGACCGTGGCCACGTCCATGCCGGTGGTGAGCGTCCAGACGTGCAGGTCGTGAACGTCGTCGACGGACGGGATCGCGGCGAGCTCCTGTCGCAGTTCGTCGACGTCGATGTGCGGGGGCGCCTGCTGGTTGAGGATGCGCAGCGCCTCCAGCGCCAACCGCACGGCGCGCGGGACCACCCACAGAGCGATGAGGACGGCCACCACGACGTCGGCGTAACCCCACCCCGTGGTCAGCGCGA contains:
- a CDS encoding site-2 protease family protein; amino-acid sequence: MTTTTREIARAVRPGPVFLGLVVVAVIGGWIVAGSAPGRNLGSVGGTLLVVLAGWVISLCLHEFAHAVTAFRFGDRNAELRGYLTLNPLRYTHPALSLGLPLLIILLGGIGFPGGAVYVNQHGFTRVQRTIVSLAGPATNALLGVALLLTVRFATPDSYGAQGYGSPSNVLYIVDGLNLWAALSMLAFLQITAAVLNLLPVPGFDGYGAIDPYLSDQTRASVAKIAPYGFLIVFALLFIPFLNRAFFDLVYWLFGLSGVPSVLASYGWDLFVFWR
- a CDS encoding Na+/H+ antiporter is translated as MSASLLLVAVVAVVLAALCRRYGLSAPLILVVIGLGIGWIPGTPEVTLEPELVLFLILPPLLYSAAQESSYQAIRANRRAIGLLAIGLPLFSTVIVGLVAYATVPHLPLAAALVLGAVVAPPDAVSAQAIGRRVGLPRRIMTLLGGESLLNDATALTAFRVALAAAIGATASVWEGLSTFAIAAVGGLVIGLAVGFAVSWLRLWLTDPPMETAIGLVVPFGTYYVAEEIHASGVIAVVVAGLFLGQRSVRLGYATRLQDDAVRKSIDALLESFVFLLIGLQLPFLIRGLAGESWVQIAIDAAAVLAATILARFLWVYPATYLPRALSSKIRRREERPTPRAVFIVGWAGMRGVVSLAAAFAIPLTTDDGGPFPARAEILFLTFVVVVGTLLLQGTTLGWMIRRLGIGADDAAKDRLAYASAQDRASRESERRLDELAAELPENDPRRHQVAMLRKWVTTQRNVGWEELGRGPEDIGESPTAAGNRMRMDLLQIQRKVFIEERDDGHIDDEVLRTALRRLDFAEGQMDREVD
- a CDS encoding adenylosuccinate synthase translates to MAAIVLIGAQWGDEGKGKATDLLGGKLQWVVRYQGGNNAGHTVVLPNGETFALHLIPSGILTPGVKNVIGNGVVVDPGVLLTELGGLEDRDVDTSGLLISADAHLLMPYHVAIDKVTERFLGNKKIGTTGRGIGPCYQDKIARVGVRAADVLDEKILAQKVEAALELKNQILVKIYNRRALDPAQVVEEVLEQAEGFKHRIADTRLLLNQALEQGETVLLEGSQGTLLDVDHGTYPYVTSSNPTSGGAAVGSGIGPNKITTVLGILKAYTTRVGSGPFPTELFDEWGDYLAKTGGEVGVTTGRARRCGWFDAVIARYATRVNGITDYFLTKLDVLSSLDTVPICVAYEVDGERIDEMPMTQTGFHHAKPIYEEMPGWWEDISECTRFEDLPQNAQNYILRLEELAGAHISCIGVGPGREQTIVRRDIV
- a CDS encoding adenylate/guanylate cyclase domain-containing protein codes for the protein MARGSRDYGSILLGSASEGGVKQRIRIQTLLTVFIVVANLIGAVLAIALSAVGIPQPTVFQSKLWWVNFIAVPVYVVVAFVVGTALGTVVVVRDLRWAIRDQKPTAKDARRAQRAPWQLVLIQGVLWGVATVMFTIMYGVLDPDLIPKTFFVVGLSGFVVVAVSYLLIEFALRPVAAEVITAGYGRRKRSGVRSRSIVSWMVGSAIPIVGILLVVFFGAFRDDTSKVDLFVGVTVLAVIALSTGLLLTVLISVSVTAPIRSVRTGMNRVQRGEVSDADLVVYDGTELGDLQVGFNSMVGGLRERERMRDLFGRHVGRDVAAAALQRDPELGGSERIVAVVFVDVIGSTTLASRHTPTEVVEILNTFFAVIVAAVEDRHGLVNKFEGDAVLAIFGAPIDLDDPAGAALSAARQIAGGLARDVPDLAAGIGVSYGRVVAGNVGAIERFEYTVIGDAVNESARLSELAKRDPARPLASGHAVEAAGPEAARWERQETTTLRGRTAETVVHAARIADPDDT
- a CDS encoding MarR family winged helix-turn-helix transcriptional regulator; amino-acid sequence: MSEPPPFSPTVMLLTVSRVWEAALAEALKPLGLTTRKYGLLGHIRGTPGISFSELARRSRITVQSAHTAVTSLAEAGLVDDGTAHAGSASSLQVTAAGEALLTRVATEVARLDHDFAARHPDLTEALRAHMRSVLAEGT